TGTGCAATCTGAGTTTTTCAACGTAACCTGGGCCTAGGGGTGGGCTctgactccgacggagtcggagttgtcatttccgacctccgactctgacaaaagtcggagccgaatttcccctccgactccgactccaaacgtagtcggagtccgattccgatcggaggtcggagcttcgaactccgatcggaactccgatcggagttcggaggGAGTTCCGAACGGAGCTCGGAGCTCggactccgaacaaaatttccgaactcaatttcggaaattcttttttttattattatttaaattttattgttcaatttcgtttcaaatagtgagcaacatatatattttttttaaaagtgaacgatctacaaatatttggtttattcaagagttttcaataatttaaatattcgttctgattttgttactgaattttgattatatctttaatttgttttatgtccgcctgaaatttagcattaaaagtgctcatgactcatgagttgaaaattacataaatttaaaattttataaaaaagaatgatggtacgaatttctataattcgattaatttcagttggataataaattctaaacgtttgagagaggatggataagtactaatagaaattatagaataaagagtacttatctcacgtctttgctcgagatataactacataaatataactatataaatagtttaaaaagtaaataacatgtatgatgtagccataagttataatagtcacatttataacgtaataacaatatgactataatttgaaatataactacaattcgattaaacacggatttcactcaaataatttttgttccattagtcatgcctgaaatgaagatagaaagtagcaatcaatagatgaaaaaaaattgataataaaaaattgaatacggtaaaagaataatttgattcttaccaagaaatgaggttctctcaactccatcccaactctcaagtagtgtccgttccagactctcaatcatctgtaattatgttagggttaacaattagatctataaaattataaaaagtagaagttagaaacattaaaataattaaatcatcatttaaaagcatataaacttacacgattcaagcctatagctctcggcatcaacgccaatggtatctagtccaataggcgtttcacttatccaattctgtgtgcaaacgagggcctccacggttgacggtgacaatgaactccgataagcatccaacacgcgacctccagtgctaaatgccgactctgaggcaaccgtagtgacaggaatggctagcacatctcgggccacgcgggaaaggactggatacttggtggaattactttccaccaagttaataactgaaatacatcactaggtgcctcgacaacttccataaaatatcgttcaacctcagatatacaatgcataatattccttgttgacatgagttgatgatactgatgtataatacgattgcctctaacccctacagatgggtcagtatcacttgaggaaactgtcaatcctgtcagcctcgaatgtgaggagataccaactgcggatgaaggctgagcactagtactgtagtgatgatataagtcatcaacatcactttttagcaatttaataaactctgcagccttcactgcccagAGGATGGAATTTACctaaaattctagaacggccaacttaactcgggggtcaaggatcacagccacaaatagccatctatttatcttctcaatattctcccaatatttatcatatttgatcttcatcctcgtagccatagcagataacaatccagcagagtcagtacaactattttccaactggaagtgaagctctgAGAACtcgctgaaaaatgagttcgcagtcgtatatttggatccagatagccgcatggttatctcataaaaagttcttaaaaattcaacaaaataactcacactggtccaatcatgtgcgtccagcgcaccgagcccctgtcctgctggctccaacaaagcatacctcaggcccccatcctcgacctccatccgctcgaatgctttttggtacttctgtgccacatccaacatcatgtatgtagaattccatcgagtcggaacgtccaagcacagcatactagaacattcaatcttcaaatcttctgctattgccttaaacttggcaagcctttgaggggaacccctcacacatcgtacaatgttgcggactcgggttatggaatcatgaatctcttttaatccctcaacaactatgaggttaagaTGCTTTCTAGGCCAATCGTTGGAAAGATAGTGGCGGATCACTAGATTAAATCGTTCAGATCTAACTTTTATGGCTGATTTCGAAGTCTATCAGAGTAGATCTAAACTGTAATTCGTCATTTTCACATCTATTTTTCTGCTTTCATTGTTGTTTCCTTTAGtttagttaaaaaagaaaaaaaaaaaaagatcatcgCTTAGACTTTTTTCCGTAGAGTCCTATGGGGGGTGGGGTATGAGTTTCTATTTTAGGCAGGGTGCTATCTTTTAGATGATTTGTCTATAAAGAGTTACAACAGTAGTTAAGACCATAccaattataaaagaatttgtATGCTGGTAGAATTCCAAATATAGTAATTGGCTTGTGATCTGAGAATTTTCCTGTATGTATCTAGTCATGAATGTAATTTTTCTCTAATTAATGAATGAactcaatttttcataaaaaaaataatttaatttgatttatatagttatcaaatcactttgatataattttaataatgtttaatatatttattgtatCATCTCAATGTAATTTCCATATTGATAAGGACGTATGATTTATATTCagtaacaattaaaaaattaaaggtatAGCCATcaaaattcatttccttttttttctcttctctatctctttttatattatattttattttctatcccTTTCAACTCCATAGTAtaggaaaacaaaaagcaaGTATAACAATCACTATaaatcaaagaaagaaagcaaaaaacaaGTCAATTATGGCTATAAAAACTGCTAATGAGACAGTCCAACTGAGAACTGCGAAATGGGggagaaagaaaacaattttACACGCTGCACTAAAGTTTCATAATCCTTTTGCAACACAATTTCCTTGATATTTTCATGTCAGGGAGTCTGTCTCCTCCTgaaacttttataatatttgccAAGAAAATATACttcaattgttttgaaaaaggtctattcatcatttttattttttattttttttcatattctatCCATCAatacctgcatatatatatatatatataaagggtgGTAGCAAAACGAATGAACCGGATGGCACCTCATACTTCTACTTTTGAAAGCTTTGAAATGGTCCACTAAAAGCCCAAATGACGATTTTACCCCTACTCTCTTGCAATCATTTCCTTCCCACTTTCCAAGTCCCTGTCCTACCACACTTAACACAGTGAGTGCGCGGCAACATCAACGAAAttcagataaaataaattgagattaaaattaaaaattaaataaaatattattaaattatattttttaatattatttttattttaaaatttaaaaaaattgaattatttcttttattttatttaaaaatttaaaatattatctggAGTAGACGGAGCAATCAGGAGGGTGGGGAGTGGGCTCCCAAATTAATGCCAAAAACTATTCCCTTCCCAATTGCAAAGacacaattcatatattttggaaAGTTCAAAGCTTTCAACGTTTCAATTACTTTCAAACCTGATTTATGGTCCCAAAAAACCGAAACTGTCCTCTACTCTATGTAAACagtttattaaatataaaggGTATTTAAATCATTgacttataaattgatgcagACTTGTCAATATTGGAAAATTAAAATGGTCCATATTTCAACTGCAAAGTCCTCCGTAAAGGCCAAATTCCGAACCTCTCCTTCAAGCTTGTTCAACCTCAAGGTCCAGAATTCTCAGATAAGCTTTGCTCCGAGTGAAAGCAAGCAACTTTTTTCCACAGTTTCCATGGAAAAGCTTAGGTTCCACCAACTCCATACGCCTCTGTTTGCCCTTCTTTTTTATCTCCTCCACTTCTCATCCCTCCAGTTTCTATCCATGGCAGATTACTCTCTCCCAGATAAGTATTTCATCAATTGCGGCTCTGCTACCAACGTCTACACCGGCCAACGGAATTTCGTCGGGGATTTGAATTCCGGTGACTCGACTTCCAATTCCATTTCCTTTACAGATCAGAACAGAGTCGCGATTAACAGCGACCAGTCTTCAACTGCATCACCTCTGTATCAGACAGCAAGAGTTTTTTTGCACAACTCTTCGTATGAGTTCGATATCGACACTAATGGTACTTATTTTGTTCGCCTCCATTTCTTTGCTTTCTCCTCCCCAAGTACTCCAACTGATCTCTCCACAGCGCTTTTTGACGTCTGGACTTCCGGGTTCTCACTGTTGCTTAATTTCACTGCCAAAACCAGTAGCGACTCTCCTATAATAAAGGAATTCTTACTTAGCATACTCAATCCTGGCAAATTTAAAGTGTATTTTGTTCCTCGGGGATCATCGTTTGCATTTATAAATGCCATGGAAGTCTTCCTTGCCCCTGACGATCTGATCAATGATACAGCCCGACATGTTACTGCTGCAGGAAGCACCAATGATTACAAGGGTGTGCTGTCTAAGGCTTTACACACCATTTACAGGATAAATGTTGGAGGCCCTAATGTCAAACCGGAAAGCGACACGCTATTGAGAAACTGGGTTCCGGACAGCGACTACATCTATAATCCAGACAAGGCAAAGGTTGTAACCCAATCCAGTAGCCCTAATTACCAACCGGGTTTTGCCAGTCGGTATACTGCTCCTGATATTGTCTACCAGACTGCACGAAAGATGGATACCAATTCTACCACGCAAGCTGATTTTTTCAACATAACCTGGGGTTTTAATGTGCGTAAGAATGCTAGACACCTCGTTCGTGTTCACTTCTGTGACATTGTTGGGACATCAGTTAATGTTCTAAGATTCAATCTTTATATTtatggtaggttcaacaagatAATCGATTCCTACGAGTATGTTGTCGAGTTAAATATTCCATTCTATGACAAATTTATGGTTGATTCTGATGATTCGGGAACTATGAATATAAGTATAGGCCCTAGGGATGATTCTCCTGAAATAAATGCCTATCTGAATGGGCTAGAAATAATGGAGATACTGGAGACGTCGGGTTCAGTTCCTGCAGTGAGTGAGCGGAAGAACAAACATACTTTTCTTGTAGTTGTTTCGGTGCTTGGAGGGTTGGTTCTAATCTGCATTTTGGCAGTTGGattctttttggttttcaaaTGCAGGAAGGAAAAGCCAGGGGAAAACTCGGACTGGTCACCAATACCTGTATTTGGAGTTGGGAGTACGCACAGCAGGGCGACTGAGGGAACCACAAATGGCTCCCTTCTGCCTAATTTTAATCTCGCATTGAAGGTACCTCTTGCTGAAATCCTATATGCGACAAACAACTTCGACACGAGGTTGCTGATTGGTAAGGGTGGCTTTGGGAATGTCTATAGGGGAACTCTCAGACATGGCCAAAAAATTGCTGTGAAACGGAGTGAGCCAGGGTCAAACCAAGGCTTCCCAGAATTCCAAACGGAAATCATGGTTCTTTCCAAAATTCGCCACCGCCATCTTGTTTCCTTGATTGGGTATTGTGAGGAGAGATCTGAGATGATACTTGTCTATGAGTTCATGGAAAAGGGGACTTTAAAGGATCATATATATGCTTCAGATTTGCCTCGTTTGTCTTGGAAGCAAAGGCTTGAGATATGCATTGGTGCAGCAAGGGGTCTTCAATACCTCCACAAAGGTTCAGCTGGGGGAATAATACACCGTGATGTCAAGTCCACTAATATCTTGCTTGATGAACATTATGTTGCTAAAGTTGCGGACTTTGGCCTCTCGAAAACAGGTCCTCTTGATGAGACCCATGTCAGTACAATTGTCAAAGGCACGTTTGGTTATCTCGATCCTGAGTATATTAGGTCCCAACAGTTGACGGAAAAATCTGATGTGTATGCATTTGGAGTGGTTCTTCTCGAGGTGCTATGTGCACGGCCAGCAATTAATGCCATGCTTTCCGGGAAGCAAGTGAATTTGGCTGAATGGGCAATGCTCTGCAAGAAGGAAGGGACGCTTGAAGAGATTGTTGATCCTTCCCTCAAGGGTCAGATTGATCCAAACTCCCAAAGAAGATTTATTGAGACGGCAGAGAAATGTTTACAAGAATTAGGCGCTGATCGCCCCACCATGGATGATGTGGTCTGGGACTTGGAATATGCATTACAGCTTCAGCAAACTGCAATGCGGAGAGAACCACATGAGGACAGTGCAGTCGATGGTTTAGCAGGATTGGCATTGCCCAATGTACAGCGGTTGGCTTCATTTAGCATTACGATGGATGAAAGCGATATGCCTGTTATGATGGATGATGGCTCCTACGTTAAAGCATGTGATGTTTTCTCCCAGATGAAAATCGATGACGCCAGATAATGAAACTTGGTCTTTCTGGTCTAGTAATAACGCAACTTTTAAGTTACTTTAAGCCTTATAAGTTTGTTAGGTATGCCTTTGTGAAgtcaattttgaattttgggtcTTGCTAGCAGT
Above is a genomic segment from Juglans microcarpa x Juglans regia isolate MS1-56 chromosome 1D, Jm3101_v1.0, whole genome shotgun sequence containing:
- the LOC121267025 gene encoding probable receptor-like protein kinase At2g23200, which translates into the protein MEKLRFHQLHTPLFALLFYLLHFSSLQFLSMADYSLPDKYFINCGSATNVYTGQRNFVGDLNSGDSTSNSISFTDQNRVAINSDQSSTASPLYQTARVFLHNSSYEFDIDTNGTYFVRLHFFAFSSPSTPTDLSTALFDVWTSGFSLLLNFTAKTSSDSPIIKEFLLSILNPGKFKVYFVPRGSSFAFINAMEVFLAPDDLINDTARHVTAAGSTNDYKGVLSKALHTIYRINVGGPNVKPESDTLLRNWVPDSDYIYNPDKAKVVTQSSSPNYQPGFASRYTAPDIVYQTARKMDTNSTTQADFFNITWGFNVRKNARHLVRVHFCDIVGTSVNVLRFNLYIYGRFNKIIDSYEYVVELNIPFYDKFMVDSDDSGTMNISIGPRDDSPEINAYLNGLEIMEILETSGSVPAVSERKNKHTFLVVVSVLGGLVLICILAVGFFLVFKCRKEKPGENSDWSPIPVFGVGSTHSRATEGTTNGSLLPNFNLALKVPLAEILYATNNFDTRLLIGKGGFGNVYRGTLRHGQKIAVKRSEPGSNQGFPEFQTEIMVLSKIRHRHLVSLIGYCEERSEMILVYEFMEKGTLKDHIYASDLPRLSWKQRLEICIGAARGLQYLHKGSAGGIIHRDVKSTNILLDEHYVAKVADFGLSKTGPLDETHVSTIVKGTFGYLDPEYIRSQQLTEKSDVYAFGVVLLEVLCARPAINAMLSGKQVNLAEWAMLCKKEGTLEEIVDPSLKGQIDPNSQRRFIETAEKCLQELGADRPTMDDVVWDLEYALQLQQTAMRREPHEDSAVDGLAGLALPNVQRLASFSITMDESDMPVMMDDGSYVKACDVFSQMKIDDAR